One Carassius gibelio isolate Cgi1373 ecotype wild population from Czech Republic chromosome B18, carGib1.2-hapl.c, whole genome shotgun sequence DNA segment encodes these proteins:
- the wnt2 gene encoding protein Wnt-2, whose protein sequence is MNFLPSGICFYLSVAICWFTSRVDASWWYMGTLGSQVMCDNIPGLINKQRQLCRQHPKVMQAIGAGIKNWIGECQHQFRNHRWNCNTMAREHNLFGRLLHRSSREAAFVYAISSAGMAYTLTRACSQGELENCSCDPGKKGSSRDAKGDFDWGGCSDHVDHAIKFTQVFIDAKERKERDARALMNLHNNRAGRKAVKRFMNLECKCHGVSGSCNVRTCWLSMADFRQTGDYLRKKYNSAVQVVMNQYGTGFTSAYRMFKRPTKNDLVYFEDSPDYCIWDHESGSVGTGGRVCNRTSSGADSCEVMCCGRGYDTSRVSRTTKCECKFHWCCAVHCRDCQEDVDVHTCKTQS, encoded by the exons ATGAACTTTTTGCCAAGTGGAATATGTTTTTATCTGTCCGTGGCAATTTGCTGGTTCACATCAAGGGTCGACGCATCGTGGTG GTACATGGGCACTCTTGGATCGCAAGTGATGTGCGACAACATCCCGGGCTTAATTAACAAACAACGCCAGTTGTGTCGCCAGCATCCCAAGGTGATGCAGGCTATTGGAGCTGGAATTAAAAACTGGATCGGGGAATGTCAGCACCAGTTCAGAAACCACCGATGGAACTGCAATACCATGGCGCGCGAGCACAATCTTTTTGGAAGGCTTTTGCATCGAA GCAGTCGCGAGGCTGCTTTTGTCTATGCCATCTCCTCAGCAGGTATGGCCTACACTTTGACCAGGGCATGCAGTCAGGGTGAGCTAGAAAACTGCTCTTGTGACCCTGGAAAAAAGGGCTCATCTCGCGATGCCAAGGGAGATTTCGACTGGGGTGGGTGCAGCGATCATGTAGACCATGCAATCAAGTTCACTCAGGTCTTCATTGACGCCAAGGAGAGGAAGGAGAGAGATGCACGGGCGCTCATGAACTTGCACAACAACCGTGCAGGGAGGAAG GCGGTGAAGCGCTTCATGAACCTTGAGTGTAAGTGTCATGGTGTCAGTGGCTCATGCAATGTACGTACCTGCTGGTTATCCATGGCAGACTTCAGGCAGACCGGTGACTATCTCCGCAAAAAGTACAACAGTGCCGTTCAGGTGGTGATGAACCAGTATGGAACCGGCTTCACTAGTGCCTACAGGATGTTTAAGAGGCCTACCAAAAATGATCTTGTCTACTTTGAAGACTCACCTGACTACTGTATATGGGACCATGAGTCTG GTTCTGTGGGCACAGGTGGCCGAGTGTGCAACCGTACGTCCAGTGGGGCTGACAGCTGTGAGGTCATGTGTTGTGGGCGGGGCTATGACACGTCACGCGTGAGCCGCACCACCAAGTGTGAATGCAAGTTCCACTGGTGTTGTGCTGTTCACTGCAGGGACTGCCAAGAGGATGTAGATGTGCACACCTGCAAAACCCAGTCATGA